The Erigeron canadensis isolate Cc75 chromosome 4, C_canadensis_v1, whole genome shotgun sequence genome window below encodes:
- the LOC122596071 gene encoding DExH-box ATP-dependent RNA helicase DExH16, mitochondrial, with amino-acid sequence MTAVLLRRRLSPSTISPNLFSNAFGATVYVHDLSRQFSSSNGAAKFDFTDMTRPHTWYPIARRKKRNVFLHVGPTNSGKTYHALKQLELSSSGVYCGPLRLLAWEVAKRLNKANVPCDLITGQEKEVVDGAMHKSVTVEMADVNHEYDCAVIDEIQMLGCKTRGFSFTRALLGIAASELHLCGDAAAVPLIEDILSVTGDNVQVQYYERLSPLTPLKKPLGSFSNIRTGDCIVTFSRHKIYKLKRKIEDDGKHLCSVVYGSLPPETRSRQATMFNDESSEFDVLVASDAIGMGLNLNISRIIFSELEKFDGLEMRPLTVPEIKQIAGRAGRYGSKFPNGEVTCLDAKDLPLIRSSLNCPSPILESAGLFPTFDLLYMYSRSHLNCGLCQILEQFMENAKLSPNYFIADCEEMLKVAAVLDELPISLHDKYLFCLSPADMSDEILSQGLTQFAHTYAKTRIVRLREIFNPGTLKVPKTQTELKELESIHKVLELYVWLSFRFDDSFPDQELAASQKSICGLLIEHFLEGSGFQKPLPKKLRQYR; translated from the exons ATGACCGCCGTACTTCTTCGCCGGAGACTCTCACCGTCGACCATTTCCCCTAATCTTTTCTCAAACG CGTTTGGAGCAACAGTTTATGTACATGATTTGTCAAGGCAGTTTAGCAGCTCCAATGGTGCAGCAAAGTTTGATTTTACAGACATGAC TCGTCCTCACACATGGTACCCTATTGCTCGACGGAAGAAACGAAATGTATTTCTTCATGTAGGCCCAACAAATAGTGGGAAAACATACCATGCATTGAAGCAGTTGGAGCTCAGTTCTTCAG GCGTTTATTGTGGTCCTTTGAGATTGTTGGCATGGGAGGTAGCAAAACGGTTGAACAAAGCAAATGTTCCTTGCGACCTGATTACTGGACAAGAGAAAGAGGTTGTTGATGGTGCAATGCACAAATCTGTCACAGTAGAGATGGCCGATGTCAATCATGAATATGACTGTGCGGTTATTGATGAAATCCAG ATGCTAGGGTGCAAGACACGAGGATTTTCATTTACACGTGCTCTTTTAGGAATTGCAGCCAGTGAGCTTCACCTGTGTGGAGATGCTGCTGCAGTTCCACTAATTGAGGATATTTTAAGTGTTACTGGTGACAATGTACAG GTACAATACTATGAGCGGCTTTCACCACTCACTCCATTAAAAAAACCTCTTGGGTCGTTTTCAAACATCAGAACTGGTGATTGTATTGTGACTTTCTCACGCCATAAAATATACAAACTCAAG AGAAAAATTGAAGATGACGGAAAACATCTGTGTTCTGTGGTTTATGGTTCATTGCCTCCTGAAACACGATCAAGGCAG GCAACAATGTTCAATGATGAAAGTAGTGAGTTTGATGTTCTTGTAGCAAGTGATGCCATTGGCATGGGTCTCAATCTTAACATTTCTAGAATTATATTCTCTGAATTGGAGAAGTTTGACGGACTGGAAATGCGGCCACTTACTGTACCAGAGATAAAACAAATTGCTG GTAGAGCTGGCAGGTATGGATCTAAATTTCCTAATGGTGAAGTGACTTGTTTAGATGCAAAAGACCTACCTTTGATTCGTTCTTCACTAAACTGCCCATCTCCAATTCTAGAG AGCGCTGGATTATTTCCTACCTTTGATCTCCTATACATGTACTCTCGATCACATCTAAATTGTGGCCTGTGCCAAATACTG GAACAATTTATGGAGAATGCCAAGTTATCTCCGAACTATTTCATTGCTGATTGTGAAGAAATGTTG AAAGTTGCTGCAGTACTTGACGAGCTGCCAATTTCCTTGCATGATAAGTATCTTTTCTGTCTTAG TCCTGCTGACATGAGTGATGAAATTTTATCTCAGGGACTCACGCAG ttCGCCCACACATATGCAAAGACACGCATTGTTCGACTTCGAGAAATCTTTAATCCAGGCACGCTTAAGGTGCCAAAGACTCAAACTGAACTCAAGGAGCTTGAATCAATTCATAAG GTCTTGGAGTTATACGTCTGGTTAAGTTTTCGGTTCGACGATTCATTCCCAGATCAAGAACTTGCAGCATCACAAAAATCAATTTGTGGTTT GTTAATTGAACATTTTCTGGAAGGATCAGGGTTTCAGAAGCCACTACCAAAGAAATTAAGGCAATATCGATAG